In Luteitalea sp. TBR-22, one genomic interval encodes:
- a CDS encoding YdcH family protein — MPDAQDLKEQLLRTDAEYRELYRLHHELDEQIRSMSTNPHLSESEQLEEVRLKKRKLQLKDRMEDIVRRYEAPPPTGPAPSFAHA, encoded by the coding sequence ATGCCCGATGCGCAGGATCTGAAGGAGCAACTGCTCCGGACCGACGCGGAGTATCGCGAGCTCTACCGACTCCACCACGAGCTGGACGAGCAGATTCGGTCCATGTCCACCAACCCGCACCTGTCCGAGAGCGAGCAGCTCGAGGAAGTCCGCCTCAAGAAGCGCAAGCTCCAGCTCAAGGATCGGATGGAGGACATCGTCCGACGATACGAGGCCCCGCCGCCCACCGGTCCGGCCCCCAGCTTCGCCCACGCCTAG
- the rimI gene encoding ribosomal protein S18-alanine N-acetyltransferase: MIGLAIHEAGPEASTEVAALEASSFDVPWSVDAVRALLQDGLTRAWIAAAGGRPRGAAILRVVAGEGELLRIVVHPDDRRHGVGRALLRAVLSVAADACPLGVHLEVRASNVAARHLYARQGFVDHGRRRDYYQAPREDAVLMHWRPAARPSGADGLDGENLTPGAENSALRG, encoded by the coding sequence GTGATCGGCCTGGCCATCCACGAAGCCGGCCCGGAGGCCAGCACGGAGGTGGCGGCGCTCGAGGCCTCGAGTTTCGACGTGCCCTGGTCGGTCGATGCGGTGCGGGCGCTGCTGCAGGACGGGCTCACGCGGGCGTGGATCGCGGCGGCGGGCGGCCGGCCGCGCGGGGCGGCGATCCTGCGGGTGGTCGCAGGCGAGGGCGAGTTGCTGCGCATCGTCGTGCACCCCGACGACCGGCGTCACGGCGTCGGACGGGCGCTCTTGCGGGCCGTCCTGTCAGTGGCGGCTGACGCATGTCCGCTCGGCGTGCACCTCGAGGTCCGGGCCTCCAACGTCGCGGCCCGCCACCTGTACGCCCGTCAGGGGTTCGTCGATCACGGGCGTCGTCGCGACTACTATCAGGCGCCGCGCGAGGACGCCGTGTTGATGCATTGGCGCCCCGCCGCGAGGCCTTCTGGAGCGGATGGGCTGGACGGGGAAAACCTCACGCCCGGGGCCGAGAATTCCGCGTTGCGGGGCTGA
- a CDS encoding phosphatidylserine decarboxylase — MKLDRAGYPFIAGFLAPAAYLLLKKKPAAGLPLLGMAGFMAYFFRDPERYPPQHPDLVLSPADGRVMVAGPGEPGVAPPGEWQQISIFLSPMDVHINRAPFGGEITRIAYTPGKFLAAYDERAAAENERNEVWIKDGDRTVVFRQVVGVLARRVVCRVQVGDQLLAGERFGLMKFGSRMDVFVPPGCVLQVKPGDVVRGAESVIARWPEA, encoded by the coding sequence ATGAAGCTCGATCGCGCCGGATACCCCTTCATCGCCGGGTTCCTAGCTCCCGCAGCGTATCTCCTGCTCAAGAAGAAGCCCGCCGCCGGCTTGCCGCTGCTCGGCATGGCCGGCTTCATGGCGTACTTCTTCCGCGATCCCGAGCGCTACCCGCCCCAGCATCCCGACCTCGTCCTCTCGCCGGCCGACGGGCGGGTGATGGTGGCAGGGCCGGGTGAGCCGGGTGTCGCCCCGCCGGGGGAGTGGCAGCAGATCAGCATCTTCCTGTCGCCCATGGACGTGCACATCAACCGCGCGCCCTTCGGCGGCGAGATCACGCGGATTGCCTACACGCCCGGCAAGTTCCTGGCTGCCTACGACGAGCGGGCGGCGGCCGAGAACGAGCGCAACGAGGTGTGGATCAAGGATGGCGACCGCACCGTGGTCTTCCGGCAGGTGGTCGGCGTGCTGGCGCGCCGCGTCGTATGCCGGGTCCAGGTGGGCGACCAACTGCTGGCCGGGGAACGCTTCGGCCTGATGAAGTTCGGGTCGCGCATGGACGTGTTCGTCCCGCCGGGGTGCGTGCTCCAGGTCAAGCCCGGCGACGTCGTGCGAGGCGCCGAGAGCGTGATTGCACGCTGGCCGGAAGCCTGA